A window of candidate division KSB1 bacterium contains these coding sequences:
- the sppA gene encoding signal peptide peptidase SppA produces the protein MARGRDWLLGVLLLAAAGIFLFFVASLFISGSGQEDGFALSGGKRVGLIEIKGVILESETTIRNLERFADRKDIAAIVLRIDSPGGGVAASQEIYESVRRVRERGKFVVASMASVAASGGYYIACGADTIMANPGTTTGSIGVIAEMINATGLLERIGVRFEIIKSGKYKDSGSPFRPMTEEDRRQLQEYVNDAYEQFVEVVARERNLPKAEVLKFADGRIFTGQQAHAHKLIDVLGTYEDAVKLAGERGGITGKARVVRPPQRKTTIWDLLFGDIEQHLLRLQTLPVLRYQMIL, from the coding sequence ATGGCACGGGGCAGAGACTGGCTGTTGGGAGTGTTATTGTTGGCGGCGGCGGGAATCTTTCTGTTCTTCGTCGCCTCGCTTTTTATCTCCGGCTCCGGCCAGGAGGACGGCTTCGCGTTGTCGGGCGGCAAACGTGTCGGGTTGATCGAGATCAAAGGCGTCATTTTGGAATCCGAAACCACGATCAGGAATCTCGAACGTTTCGCCGACCGCAAGGATATCGCGGCGATTGTCCTGCGCATTGACAGCCCGGGCGGGGGAGTGGCCGCCAGCCAGGAGATTTATGAATCGGTGCGGCGCGTGCGCGAGCGTGGCAAATTCGTGGTGGCTTCCATGGCCTCGGTGGCGGCCTCAGGCGGCTACTACATTGCCTGCGGCGCGGACACCATCATGGCCAACCCCGGCACCACCACCGGCAGCATCGGCGTCATCGCAGAAATGATCAATGCCACCGGACTGCTGGAGAGGATCGGGGTGCGCTTCGAAATCATCAAAAGCGGGAAGTACAAGGACAGCGGCTCGCCCTTCCGGCCGATGACGGAGGAGGATCGCCGTCAACTGCAGGAATATGTCAACGACGCATATGAGCAATTCGTGGAGGTGGTCGCACGCGAGCGCAACCTCCCCAAGGCCGAGGTGCTGAAATTTGCCGACGGCCGCATTTTCACCGGCCAGCAGGCACACGCGCACAAGCTCATCGATGTTTTGGGAACTTACGAGGATGCAGTAAAACTCGCCGGCGAACGCGGCGGCATCACGGGCAAGGCGCGGGTGGTGAGGCCACCACAGCGCAAGACCACGATCTGGGACCTGCTCTTTGGCGATATCGAGCAGCATCTCCTCCGCCTGCAGACTTTGCCGGTCCTGCGCTATCAAATGATACTTTGA
- a CDS encoding phytase — protein MKGKGSRGATRFVMPVVLAAGLVLGATVTVPLFYETTIVAGHGRVDSIAMWVAPNPEQSILYITDKTKNCLEKHDPVRNKFLGYLGSTGSGPGQLRYPNGVDVGYNVPTGSGERDLLIVADRDNNRLAIWSVPDETYMGSVSHPDMIEPYGVATYWDEDQFQVFATDNGGPTDDVFVFNIVPQGQGVQGVLQRKIATQTILESLTIDQYHRRILLCDEARSEVMVLDLAGNLLQRFGLGHFVREPEGIQIYDTGNGTGYIVVSDQIASPTEYEVFDRQTFACLGNFSGSTRDTDGIEIVQTALSNLPNGSLFAQNTDRNAHCYDWGAIASALGLQTAFVDYHHRPAARLTLQMPNGGEALQVDSTYTITWTAENAHLADTVRIEYSQDGGATWQVLAAQTANDGEFTWQVRVAPTSTACLRIADARDGRPSDMSDSTFKIIGPPAQIKITGGSCQSGRPSTNLPAALEVKVTDSNGNAVSGALVTFEITAGNGSLSTTGPVRTALNGRAQTLLTLGPHHGANRVTASVTTLDTIVTFEAQADVEEFANNIARDKAAQASRTAGNNVPGRAVDGNDCSFWASGALGNGSQTAWLLVDLAASFAVDRAAIKWDGSFFARKYEVQLSSDSVNWTTVYTQVAGTGGTERFVFPAATARYVRVYMTEAKKNIYRIAELEIAQSAAGDSILLQSPNGGEAWQVDSSYAITWDASRINPGSLVRVEYSADAGASWQVLAANAPNTGSYLWQVNTAPTSTALIRIADAGDRYPIDTGDSTFKIIGPPAQMKVTGGDCQSGRPGTTLPAALTVKVTDRNGNAVPGAAVTFTVSSGAGTLSPAQPVRSGLNGRAASSLTLGPEPGVTKVQARVAGLDTVLLFTARADSQAFAVNAACGKTATASSTNGGNSAARAVDGSECSYWASGPLTTVSTTQWLMVDLQSAQVLTDVAIKWDGNFFATAYEIQLSMDQLGWQTVFAEQAGTGGTVRLELPPITAQYVRVYMTGNRKNCYRIAELEIQSAAPGSQAQGVTSAGEGAAAALQPPGALQLEQNYPNPFNPTTTLTFRVPEAGMVKLQVYNLAGQVIATLVNRWVPAGVHHVTFDASALPTGVYVAVLHSGSFTQTRRLVYMK, from the coding sequence ATGAAAGGGAAAGGCTCTCGTGGCGCAACCCGGTTCGTCATGCCAGTGGTGCTGGCTGCCGGCCTGGTGTTGGGTGCCACCGTCACGGTGCCACTCTTTTATGAAACCACCATCGTCGCCGGCCATGGCCGGGTCGATTCCATTGCAATGTGGGTTGCGCCCAATCCCGAACAAAGTATTCTCTACATCACGGACAAGACCAAAAACTGTCTGGAAAAACACGATCCTGTTCGCAACAAATTCCTCGGCTATTTGGGCAGCACGGGCAGCGGTCCCGGGCAACTGCGCTATCCCAACGGCGTAGACGTCGGTTACAACGTGCCGACCGGCAGCGGTGAGCGCGATTTGCTCATCGTGGCGGATCGTGACAACAACCGTTTGGCGATTTGGTCGGTGCCGGATGAAACCTACATGGGCAGCGTCAGTCACCCCGACATGATCGAGCCTTACGGCGTCGCGACCTATTGGGACGAGGATCAATTTCAGGTTTTCGCGACCGACAACGGCGGCCCGACCGACGACGTGTTCGTGTTCAATATTGTGCCACAGGGCCAGGGGGTGCAGGGGGTGCTGCAGCGCAAAATTGCCACCCAAACCATTTTGGAGTCGCTCACTATCGATCAATATCACCGCCGCATTTTGTTGTGCGATGAAGCGCGCTCCGAGGTGATGGTGCTCGATCTCGCCGGCAATTTGCTGCAGCGTTTTGGTCTCGGCCACTTCGTCAGAGAGCCGGAGGGCATCCAGATTTACGACACCGGCAACGGCACGGGCTACATTGTCGTCTCCGATCAAATCGCCAGCCCGACGGAGTATGAAGTTTTCGACCGGCAGACCTTTGCCTGTCTGGGCAATTTTAGTGGTTCGACGCGCGACACCGACGGCATCGAGATCGTGCAAACGGCGCTCTCCAATCTGCCCAATGGCTCGCTCTTCGCACAAAACACCGACCGCAATGCCCATTGCTACGACTGGGGCGCCATCGCCAGCGCCCTGGGCTTGCAGACGGCATTTGTCGATTACCACCACCGGCCGGCAGCCAGATTGACCTTGCAAATGCCCAATGGCGGTGAGGCGCTGCAAGTGGATTCCACCTACACCATCACCTGGACGGCGGAAAATGCTCATCTCGCCGACACCGTGCGGATCGAATATTCGCAAGACGGCGGTGCGACCTGGCAGGTGCTGGCGGCGCAGACGGCAAACGATGGTGAATTCACCTGGCAGGTCAGGGTGGCACCCACTTCCACCGCATGCCTGCGCATTGCAGATGCCCGCGACGGTCGGCCCAGCGACATGAGTGATTCGACTTTTAAAATCATCGGGCCGCCGGCACAAATCAAGATCACCGGCGGCAGTTGCCAGAGCGGCCGGCCGAGCACGAACCTGCCCGCTGCGCTGGAGGTCAAGGTCACAGACAGCAACGGCAATGCGGTGAGCGGTGCCCTCGTCACCTTTGAGATTACCGCTGGCAACGGCAGTTTGTCGACCACGGGGCCGGTGCGCACGGCGCTCAATGGCCGCGCCCAGACGCTGCTCACGCTCGGCCCGCATCATGGGGCCAACCGCGTGACAGCGAGCGTCACCACGCTGGATACCATTGTCACTTTCGAAGCCCAGGCGGATGTGGAGGAATTCGCCAACAACATTGCCCGGGACAAAGCCGCGCAGGCTTCCCGCACCGCCGGCAACAACGTTCCGGGCCGGGCTGTTGATGGCAATGATTGCAGCTTTTGGGCCAGTGGTGCGCTCGGCAACGGCAGCCAAACCGCGTGGCTGTTGGTGGATTTGGCCGCATCATTTGCGGTCGACCGTGCGGCCATCAAGTGGGATGGCAGTTTCTTTGCGCGCAAATACGAGGTGCAACTCTCCAGCGACAGTGTGAACTGGACGACGGTGTACACGCAGGTGGCCGGCACGGGCGGAACCGAACGTTTCGTTTTCCCGGCGGCGACGGCGCGCTATGTCCGTGTCTACATGACAGAGGCGAAAAAGAACATCTATCGCATTGCCGAGCTGGAGATTGCGCAGTCCGCGGCCGGCGACTCCATCCTTCTCCAATCCCCGAACGGTGGTGAAGCCTGGCAGGTGGATTCGAGTTATGCGATCACCTGGGATGCCAGCCGGATCAATCCCGGCAGTTTGGTGCGGGTGGAATACTCTGCGGACGCCGGCGCAAGCTGGCAGGTGCTCGCCGCCAACGCGCCCAACACCGGTAGCTATCTCTGGCAGGTGAATACCGCACCGACTTCCACGGCACTGATCCGCATCGCTGACGCCGGCGACCGCTATCCCATTGACACCGGCGATTCCACCTTCAAAATCATCGGACCGCCGGCGCAGATGAAAGTCACCGGCGGCGATTGCCAAAGCGGCCGGCCGGGGACGACGCTGCCTGCTGCACTGACAGTCAAAGTTACCGACCGCAATGGCAATGCGGTGCCGGGGGCCGCCGTAACCTTTACAGTGAGCAGTGGCGCCGGCACGCTCAGCCCCGCCCAGCCGGTGCGCAGCGGCTTGAATGGTCGTGCGGCGTCAAGCCTCACGCTCGGCCCGGAGCCCGGCGTCACCAAAGTGCAGGCCCGGGTGGCCGGACTGGATACCGTGCTGCTTTTCACCGCGCGGGCCGACAGCCAGGCCTTTGCCGTGAATGCCGCCTGTGGCAAAACTGCGACCGCTTCGAGCACAAACGGCGGCAATTCCGCGGCGCGTGCAGTCGACGGCAGTGAGTGCAGCTACTGGGCAAGTGGTCCGCTCACCACGGTTTCGACCACGCAATGGCTCATGGTCGATCTGCAATCGGCGCAAGTGCTCACAGACGTGGCGATCAAGTGGGACGGCAACTTCTTTGCGACGGCCTATGAAATCCAACTTTCCATGGACCAACTGGGCTGGCAGACGGTTTTTGCGGAGCAGGCCGGCACCGGCGGGACCGTGCGTCTGGAACTGCCGCCGATCACCGCACAATATGTGCGTGTCTACATGACGGGCAATCGCAAGAATTGCTATCGCATCGCTGAGCTGGAAATTCAGTCTGCCGCGCCTGGCAGTCAGGCTCAAGGCGTGACAAGCGCCGGCGAGGGAGCAGCCGCGGCGCTGCAACCGCCCGGAGCGTTGCAACTGGAACAGAATTATCCCAACCCGTTCAATCCGACGACAACGCTCACTTTCAGGGTGCCGGAAGCGGGCATGGTGAAATTGCAGGTCTATAATCTCGCCGGGCAAGTCATCGCCACCCTGGTCAATCGCTGGGTGCCAGCGGGAGTGCATCACGTCACTTTCGACGCTTCGGCGCTGCCCACCGGCGTCTATGTCGCCGTTCTGCACAGCGGCAGCTTCACGCAGACGCGGCGGCTGGTTTACATGAAGTGA
- the der gene encoding ribosome biogenesis GTPase Der, protein MSIAKKPLVAIIGRPNVGKSTLFNRILRKRVAIVHDQPGVTRDRHYAEAEWSGHEFVLIDTGGFFAGSSDVINQAVLRQIDEAVAEAHCLVFVTDGRNGLTAMDQEIARMLRHSGKPVLLAVNKIDDNGHLPALTEFYRLGLGEPFPISAVSGMRVGDFLDQLVQKLPPAQRPPAEPEAGREAGVEAGALQLAIVGRPNVGKSSLVNALLGQEKVIVTDIPGTTRDAIDTLLRYQNRNIVLIDTAGLRKAARVKEAVEFYSTVRTRDAIRRCEVAVVVVDATEGLTDQELHIITEIAQLHKGIILAINKWDLVEKDANTAREYARRIYAELRIYNYIPLLFVSALTGQRVFKLLELALQVQAERGREVRTSELNAFLQEAMQRYQPPAMDQREIKLNYCTQVKNNPPVFAIFCNHPTSIPRSYRQYLEKNFRARFGFRGVPITFTFRKK, encoded by the coding sequence ATGAGCATCGCAAAAAAACCGCTGGTCGCAATCATCGGCCGTCCCAATGTCGGCAAGTCCACCCTGTTCAATCGCATCCTGCGCAAACGGGTTGCAATCGTCCACGATCAGCCCGGGGTCACGCGCGACCGCCACTACGCCGAGGCGGAATGGTCGGGACATGAATTCGTTCTGATCGACACCGGCGGTTTCTTCGCGGGCAGCAGCGACGTGATCAACCAGGCGGTGTTGCGTCAGATTGACGAAGCGGTGGCGGAGGCGCACTGCCTGGTGTTCGTGACCGACGGCCGCAACGGCCTCACCGCGATGGATCAGGAAATCGCACGCATGCTGCGGCACAGCGGCAAGCCCGTGCTGCTCGCCGTTAACAAAATCGATGACAACGGCCATCTGCCGGCGCTGACCGAATTCTACCGCCTGGGATTGGGGGAGCCCTTTCCGATTTCAGCCGTCTCCGGCATGCGTGTGGGCGATTTTCTCGATCAATTGGTGCAGAAGCTGCCGCCCGCGCAACGCCCGCCGGCGGAACCGGAGGCGGGCCGCGAGGCCGGGGTTGAAGCCGGTGCTTTGCAGCTGGCGATTGTTGGCCGGCCCAATGTCGGCAAATCCTCCCTGGTGAATGCGCTGCTGGGCCAGGAAAAGGTGATCGTGACCGACATCCCCGGCACCACGCGCGATGCGATTGACACCCTGCTGCGCTACCAGAACCGCAACATCGTTCTCATCGATACCGCCGGGCTGCGCAAAGCCGCGCGCGTGAAAGAAGCGGTGGAATTCTACAGCACGGTGCGCACGCGTGACGCCATCCGCCGCTGCGAAGTGGCGGTGGTGGTGGTGGATGCCACCGAGGGCCTCACGGACCAGGAGCTCCACATCATCACGGAGATTGCCCAACTGCACAAGGGTATCATCCTCGCCATCAACAAGTGGGATCTGGTGGAAAAGGACGCCAACACGGCCAGGGAATATGCCCGGAGGATTTACGCTGAATTGCGCATCTACAACTACATTCCCCTGCTGTTCGTCTCGGCGCTGACCGGCCAGCGGGTTTTCAAGCTGCTCGAGCTGGCGCTGCAGGTGCAGGCGGAACGCGGTCGCGAGGTGCGCACCAGCGAGCTCAATGCCTTCCTGCAGGAGGCCATGCAACGCTACCAGCCGCCAGCCATGGATCAGCGTGAAATCAAACTCAACTACTGCACCCAGGTGAAAAACAACCCGCCGGTGTTCGCGATCTTCTGCAATCATCCCACCTCCATCCCGCGCAGCTACCGGCAGTATCTCGAAAAGAACTTCCGCGCCCGTTTCGGCTTTCGGGGCGTTCCCATCACATTCACGTTTCGCAAAAAATGA
- a CDS encoding ATP-binding protein translates to MAGSPARTILLIDDDAAMHELTRAHLEKSGYTLLSAYDAATGLQMLVQQRPDLVLLDFLMPAMDGASAFNELISNPAYRTVQDTPVIMLTARGGDEVMKTTLLERGVSAYLQKPFGLRELTNVIENVFIIHDIRRRNEQLRAEVESTRDHLELVMRTAPIGIFSTDENGCLQHINHVLAHLLGFDSPNELRQCSATDDPRLRDTFLRTAVARVLTGRKAWKIRYFHHRKHSERRRVLNIHCVPVKKTTDELEGVVGIVEDVTETLKRDEQLQMLSTIGLALQSLLDLDDLLHLILTSATAGQALGFTRAMIFLTDPSGQHLAGKMGVGPFDAREAEEIWKTFEREHLSLEDFLEKYGKHRPAIPSRLDLIVREQILPLGIHDSDFVREILRKHTYRGLPGRSDHPSCRKVFRALQLEDFVAVPLIAKDRLKGVMLADNRFRSQPIEADLIALLELFASQAAQAIEKADAYRRLELEKRKLEHAYEQLQATHDRLVHAERLAAIGNMAAHVAHEIRNPLVTIGGFARSLNRQLQDHEPARQITTVIMEEVIRLEKILANVLDFSKLPKPSLQLADLNHLIEEVCSLLRDEARERQVEIRRNLAPGLPKMWIDPIQINQLLVNLFRNGIQAMKGGGMLEVRTLLWSKRFARITVRDTGSGIPPEIIEDIFKPFFTTKTYGTGLGLAICRQIVNDHGGEIAVQSAPGSGTIFTVDLPLEKRSPAEKFDAGFDVEPPARPVPDAQPRDPAS, encoded by the coding sequence ATGGCTGGCAGCCCTGCACGCACCATTTTGCTGATCGATGATGATGCCGCGATGCATGAGCTCACGCGGGCGCATCTCGAAAAATCAGGCTATACGCTGCTTTCGGCCTACGACGCGGCCACCGGCCTGCAAATGCTCGTGCAACAGCGCCCCGATTTGGTGCTGCTCGATTTCCTGATGCCGGCGATGGACGGTGCCAGCGCCTTCAACGAACTGATCAGCAACCCCGCCTATCGCACGGTGCAGGACACGCCGGTGATCATGCTCACCGCACGCGGCGGCGACGAGGTGATGAAGACCACCCTGCTCGAACGCGGGGTAAGCGCCTACCTGCAAAAGCCCTTCGGCCTGCGCGAGCTCACCAACGTCATCGAAAACGTTTTCATCATTCACGACATTCGCCGGCGCAACGAGCAACTGCGTGCGGAAGTCGAAAGCACGCGCGATCATCTCGAACTGGTGATGCGCACGGCACCCATCGGCATTTTTTCCACCGACGAAAACGGCTGCCTCCAGCACATCAATCACGTGCTGGCGCACCTGCTGGGTTTCGACAGCCCCAACGAGCTGCGCCAGTGTTCCGCTACCGACGACCCGCGGCTGCGCGACACTTTCCTGCGCACCGCCGTGGCACGTGTGCTCACCGGCAGGAAAGCGTGGAAAATCCGCTATTTTCACCATCGCAAACACTCCGAACGGCGCCGGGTCTTGAACATTCACTGCGTGCCGGTAAAAAAAACCACGGACGAGCTCGAAGGCGTGGTGGGAATCGTCGAGGACGTGACGGAAACCCTCAAGCGCGATGAGCAACTGCAGATGCTCTCCACCATCGGTCTGGCGCTGCAAAGCCTGCTTGATCTCGACGACCTGCTGCATCTCATTCTCACCAGTGCCACCGCCGGCCAGGCCCTCGGCTTCACCCGCGCCATGATCTTTTTGACCGATCCCTCCGGCCAGCATTTGGCGGGCAAGATGGGAGTGGGGCCCTTCGATGCCAGGGAAGCCGAGGAGATTTGGAAGACCTTTGAACGCGAGCATCTCTCGCTCGAAGATTTCCTGGAAAAATACGGCAAACACCGGCCAGCCATCCCTTCCCGCCTGGATTTGATCGTGCGCGAGCAGATTCTGCCGCTCGGCATTCACGACTCGGATTTCGTCCGCGAGATTCTGCGCAAACACACCTATCGCGGGCTGCCCGGTCGCAGCGATCACCCCAGTTGCCGCAAGGTCTTCCGCGCCCTGCAGCTCGAGGATTTTGTCGCCGTGCCGCTGATTGCCAAAGACCGCCTCAAGGGCGTGATGCTGGCCGACAACCGCTTCCGCTCGCAGCCCATAGAAGCCGACTTGATCGCGCTGCTCGAGTTGTTTGCCAGCCAGGCGGCGCAGGCCATCGAAAAGGCCGATGCCTATCGCCGGCTGGAGCTGGAAAAGCGCAAGCTGGAGCATGCCTACGAGCAGCTGCAGGCCACCCATGACCGCCTGGTGCATGCCGAGCGTCTGGCAGCCATTGGCAACATGGCCGCCCATGTCGCGCATGAGATTCGCAACCCGCTGGTCACCATCGGCGGTTTTGCACGCTCCCTGAACCGGCAATTGCAGGACCATGAGCCGGCCCGCCAGATCACCACCGTCATCATGGAAGAAGTCATCCGGCTGGAGAAGATTCTGGCCAATGTCCTGGATTTTTCCAAGCTGCCCAAACCTTCCCTGCAACTGGCCGATCTCAATCATCTCATCGAAGAAGTCTGCAGCCTGCTGCGCGATGAGGCGCGCGAGCGGCAGGTGGAAATCCGGCGCAACCTGGCACCCGGCCTGCCCAAGATGTGGATCGATCCCATTCAAATCAATCAACTGCTCGTCAACCTGTTCCGCAACGGCATTCAGGCCATGAAGGGCGGCGGCATGCTGGAGGTGCGCACGCTGTTGTGGTCCAAACGCTTCGCCCGCATCACGGTGCGCGACACCGGCAGCGGCATTCCTCCGGAGATCATCGAGGACATCTTCAAGCCCTTCTTCACCACCAAGACCTACGGCACCGGCCTCGGTCTGGCCATTTGCCGGCAAATCGTCAATGATCATGGCGGTGAAATCGCGGTGCAGTCGGCGCCCGGCAGCGGCACGATCTTTACCGTCGACCTGCCGCTGGAGAAGCGCTCGCCGGCGGAAAAATTCGATGCCGGTTTCGACGTGGAACCGCCCGCTCGCCCTGTTCCCGATGCCCAGCCGCGAGACCCCGCCTCATGA
- a CDS encoding DUF512 domain-containing protein, producing MKIISLDQAGTGAELGLQPNDELLRINGQRVRDIIDYRFLIAAEEVVLEIRRQGETIIYEIEKDQDDSLGVNFEPLKIRGCGNDCVFCFVDQNPSGMRRPLYFRDEDFRLSFLAGHYVTLSNISQADLRRIVQQRLSPLFISVHATDPAVRRFLLGITFDDRLPDKITYLTQHGIVLHTQIVLCPGINDGAVLDKTLRDLAKFYPAVRSVALVPVGLTKHRQGLTPIQPVTGEYARQTLHLIDRYAAEFRPRLGSHFVYAADEFYILARQPLPPTERYDAFDQMENGVGMLRDLLNNFHQRQIRRLPRVLAQPARVTLVTATLAGGFLQENIMPRLAQIKNFTAELVVVENKFYGESITVSGLLTGRDIHDALAGRDLGAAVFLPKNCLNDNHVFLDDWKLLELSQRLAVPVVPLANDFSQIFPVLAGRNASRSRRPPGRKATATVA from the coding sequence ATGAAAATCATCTCCCTCGACCAGGCCGGCACCGGCGCGGAGCTGGGCCTGCAACCCAACGATGAACTGCTGCGCATCAACGGCCAACGCGTGCGCGATATCATCGACTATCGCTTCCTCATTGCGGCGGAGGAAGTGGTGCTCGAAATTCGGCGCCAGGGCGAAACCATCATTTATGAAATTGAGAAGGATCAGGATGACAGCCTCGGCGTGAATTTCGAACCCTTGAAGATCCGCGGATGCGGCAATGATTGCGTGTTTTGCTTCGTCGATCAAAACCCCAGCGGCATGCGCCGGCCGTTGTATTTTCGGGATGAGGATTTTCGGCTGTCGTTTCTGGCCGGCCATTACGTCACCCTCTCGAACATTTCCCAGGCCGATCTGCGGCGCATCGTGCAGCAGCGCCTGTCGCCCTTGTTCATCTCGGTGCATGCCACGGATCCCGCGGTACGCAGATTTCTCCTGGGCATCACTTTCGACGACCGGCTGCCCGACAAGATCACGTATCTCACCCAACACGGCATCGTGTTGCACACCCAAATCGTGCTGTGTCCGGGGATCAATGACGGCGCGGTGCTGGACAAAACCCTGCGGGATCTGGCAAAATTTTATCCTGCGGTGCGCAGTGTTGCCCTGGTGCCGGTGGGTCTCACGAAACACCGCCAGGGCCTGACGCCGATTCAGCCGGTGACGGGGGAATATGCGCGGCAGACGTTGCACCTGATCGATCGCTATGCGGCGGAGTTCCGGCCGCGACTGGGTTCGCACTTCGTTTATGCCGCGGATGAATTTTACATTCTGGCGCGCCAGCCGTTGCCTCCCACCGAACGTTACGATGCCTTCGATCAAATGGAAAACGGCGTTGGCATGCTGCGAGATCTGCTCAACAATTTCCACCAGCGGCAGATCCGCCGCCTGCCGCGCGTCCTGGCGCAGCCGGCGAGAGTGACGCTGGTGACCGCCACGCTGGCGGGCGGTTTCCTGCAGGAAAACATCATGCCGCGTCTGGCGCAGATCAAAAATTTCACTGCTGAGCTGGTGGTGGTCGAGAACAAATTTTACGGCGAGAGCATCACCGTCAGCGGCCTGCTCACCGGCCGGGATATTCATGACGCGCTGGCCGGGCGGGACCTGGGCGCCGCCGTGTTTCTGCCCAAAAACTGCTTGAATGACAACCACGTCTTTCTCGACGATTGGAAGCTGCTCGAGCTGTCGCAACGCCTGGCCGTGCCGGTGGTGCCCCTGGCCAATGATTTCAGCCAGATCTTCCCGGTGCTGGCCGGGCGGAACGCCTCCCGGTCGCGACGGCCGCCGGGCCGGAAAGCCACGGCCACGGTCGCATGA
- a CDS encoding zinc ribbon domain-containing protein, protein MPIYEYRCQNCETRFEQLIRDGEALILRCPHCGAQEVNRLLSVFATGASTGAAGATAAPADLPSGGHCCGGTCGCH, encoded by the coding sequence ATGCCAATCTACGAATACCGCTGCCAGAACTGTGAAACGCGCTTCGAACAGCTCATTCGCGACGGTGAGGCGCTGATTCTGCGCTGCCCGCATTGCGGCGCGCAGGAGGTCAACCGGCTGCTTTCGGTGTTTGCGACGGGTGCCAGCACGGGGGCTGCGGGGGCCACGGCGGCCCCGGCGGATCTCCCCTCCGGCGGCCATTGTTGCGGCGGCACCTGCGGCTGCCATTGA
- the xseA gene encoding exodeoxyribonuclease VII large subunit produces MNIAVFDDSAADHVLTVSALTAVIKTLLEDGLPPVWLSGEISNFKHHTSGHFYFSLKDSAAQIPCVMWAGRNRHLRFLPRDGMQVVVQGKVTVYEKRGYYQLEVWTMQPAGEGALQLAFERLKLRLQSEGLFDEAHKVRLPAFPQRVGLVTSPTGAALRDLVSVLRRRWPPIEIILRPVRVQGEGAAEDIARALQEFNAYGGVDVIIVGRGGGSLEDLWPFNEEIVARAIYASELPVVSAVGHEIDFSISDFVADLRAPTPSAAAELVVPDAAEVRRHLRQQLQRGHLALQRLLQRQRERLRSIAASYGLRRPVDLIHQRSQALDETHRQMLRSFERLLERHRRELETTHQRLQALSHENILQRGFALVYREEDGALVRQAGQLQPAEAVRIQFARGRAQAQIRTVSPD; encoded by the coding sequence ATGAATATCGCTGTTTTCGACGACTCTGCCGCCGACCACGTGTTGACGGTTTCCGCGCTCACCGCGGTCATCAAAACCCTGCTGGAGGACGGCCTGCCGCCCGTCTGGTTGAGCGGGGAAATTTCCAATTTCAAACATCACACCTCCGGGCATTTTTATTTTTCCCTGAAGGACAGCGCGGCACAGATTCCATGCGTGATGTGGGCGGGTCGCAATCGCCACCTGCGCTTCCTGCCGCGCGACGGCATGCAGGTCGTCGTGCAGGGCAAGGTCACCGTCTACGAAAAGCGCGGCTATTATCAACTCGAGGTCTGGACCATGCAGCCGGCGGGTGAGGGCGCGCTGCAGCTCGCCTTCGAACGCCTCAAGCTGCGCTTGCAGAGCGAGGGCTTGTTCGATGAGGCACACAAGGTCAGGCTGCCCGCGTTTCCGCAGCGCGTGGGCCTGGTGACCTCCCCCACCGGCGCGGCGCTGCGCGATTTGGTGAGTGTGTTGCGCCGGCGCTGGCCGCCGATCGAGATTATTCTGCGGCCGGTGCGGGTGCAGGGCGAGGGCGCGGCGGAAGACATTGCCCGGGCCCTGCAGGAGTTCAATGCCTATGGCGGTGTCGATGTGATCATCGTGGGCCGCGGCGGCGGCTCCCTGGAGGATCTCTGGCCCTTCAACGAGGAGATAGTCGCACGCGCCATTTATGCCAGCGAGCTGCCGGTGGTCTCGGCGGTCGGCCATGAGATTGATTTCAGCATCAGCGATTTTGTGGCGGATTTGCGCGCCCCCACCCCCTCGGCGGCCGCGGAGTTGGTGGTGCCTGACGCCGCCGAGGTCCGCCGCCATCTCCGGCAGCAATTGCAACGCGGCCATCTTGCCCTGCAACGCCTGTTGCAAAGGCAGCGCGAGCGCCTGCGCAGCATCGCTGCCAGCTATGGCCTGCGCCGTCCGGTTGATCTCATCCACCAGCGCAGCCAGGCGCTGGACGAGACGCATCGCCAGATGCTGCGCAGCTTCGAACGGCTGCTGGAGCGGCACCGGCGTGAGCTGGAAACCACCCACCAGCGTCTGCAGGCCCTGAGCCACGAAAACATACTCCAGCGCGGTTTTGCACTGGTGTACCGCGAGGAGGACGGTGCGCTTGTGCGGCAGGCCGGACAATTGCAGCCTGCCGAAGCCGTCCGCATTCAGTTTGCCCGCGGCCGCGCCCAGGCCCAAATCCGCACCGTCTCACCGGATTAA